The DNA window agagagtacaaacatgcggcgggattggctgtgttagttAGGTGAGAGaacaaaaactaatgtgtacacttatatctgcatttttattttgttaaatacaaacaaaattaaagcAGAAGTGCTGCCGCATGTCTGACCAGAACGAGAGAACCAATGTGGTTCTTAAGGTAGTTCAGTGAAAGGTttcagttagttaagagtgagaaaaaataaactcatgTTTGCAGTTTTGAATTGTTATACAATatctgaaattttaaaaaaaaaagaaaaagaaaagaaaagtgttttcttgtttgtttggctgggttttttttttgtactacttgaacactaaagtggccctccaacGAGACGACAGTGCCACccgtggcccacagctcatttgagtttgagaccGCTGATTTAGACCCTTTACTTTAGTCACAGTATTCAAAGCATTAAAGTGAGGAAATGAGAAGCGTTGTTTATCAGAAAGGTTTCTGCCTGTTTTTGTTGAATTAAGCTCGGCATTGAATTAAGCTAAAAACCAGCTCcataaaataaaagtgtttatGATTTTGACACCGGTCCCATTTAAAGAAGTGCAAGAAGCATTTATTTCGTACCTTAGTGGAGGAAACTctttaaaacacttaaaaaaccAACAGAAACTAACAGCAGCAGAGTTGATGTGAATGCTCCCGGCCTCCATACCGTGTTAAAATTAGCTGAAATAATTTGATGACATAAAACTGCTGTGCTCCTAAATGATTTAGCAATCATACATTTGTACTTACATAACTTAACTTTACTTGTAACTTCAttgcaaaagagttttttttttcttaaatctttATTTTCAATCCATCAGCCTTTGGTATCATCATCACCCCACCGTGGGGCAGGTGGGCCGCAGGTGTATCTACACAAAATCTTGGATGAATTCAAATCTCAGTGACGTTGACCTCAAGAAAGtcttgtgaatgcaataacttgaGACATGGGTGATGAAGGATTTTCAAACTGACACCATAGGAGGAGGCAGCCTGCAGTATGTTTAAATGGTCTGTTACATACAGCGGAATTTAACAGGTATTATTAATAACTGTCTTAACTGTCTCTCTTGTATCATTCTACTGTGTTTGTATTAGGACAGACAGATTGTGCTAAGACTGCTCGACTGTTGTCATGACAGTGACAGTAAATGTTTTCAGTGAATCAAATACATTACAGAAGTGTATacactgtaatctgattacacaTACATTGCATAATAAAAGAAATGCACGACCTTCTGCAGACCACAGAGTGATTATAACAGTAGaccagagctttttttttttattattttttcacttaTCATCAGATAGAAATGCGGTGATACTGCTCTCTGCCCAGGTTTACACTAGCACCATGTGCCCAAACAAGCCACAGCGGTGCATTCCACAGCAACTACAGGACAAGCTGGCTCATGTTTAGAAAACTTGCATGAAGCCAATTCTACCTGCTCCAGGATCCACCTTAATTTTCACTGTGAGGTTTCCACTTGCAGCCGCTGCATGTAAGGAGGAGAGAGCAGAAAGCATTATGTGTGTGCAGTTCTTGCGCTGACGCACACCCTCCTTCTCTTAAGTTCTCTAGTCAGATCTAATCTGTTGAGTACTGAGGACGTACCACCACCTGGTAGGAGAACAGGTTTGAGTGGCACGGGTAGACTTGTTCTGAGATGCTGGGAACAGCTATGGGGCTGTCGCTGTCAACAGCATTAAATTCGTTCACGTGGAACACGTGCCTTCCTGCGCACATGAGAACGAGCCTGTTGCTGTAACGGATGCGGCCCTCCATCTCACTGGGTAAATTCTTTTCTTCAATCTTCAAGCTGATCGCTGGTAAAGAAGCACATGTGACACTTTGTTTCGTGCAGTCTTCCTCTTTGACGTAGGCCGTGGCTTTCCAGCGCATGGTGTGAAAAGCGAAATAGGCGCTGTTATGAACCGGTGTTTGGAAATCAGACGTCAGGCTGCTGACTCGCTGGCCTCGAAGGATGTAGACCCCGGAGTGCTGGTAAGCTCGGATCTCCTGACTGCTGAAGGTGAAGCTCCACGGTCTGCCAGTGTAAATCCTGGGTGTGTAGATGGTTCCTGTCAGGTCGCTGAGGAGCATTTTTACAGGAAGAGCATTAAACTGAAACCCCTCCAGCTTGCTAGTGTGGTACTCTGAGCTGTCAAGACTGTATAAGTCCTCAGCTGGTATCATCGGGAAGCGGACGAGCTTTAGAAGTATCTCACGCATGGTTGCGTTTCCTCGAGATTCTGCCCATCTCTCCAGTCCGCTCAGGACGACTGTTTCGTTACGCACCACGAGGTCTGAGCGAGAAAGGAGTGCTTTGACCAGATTAAAAGGAAGGCTTGTCCAGGCCGGGGAGTTGATCAGTGCCTCGCAGTTCCACGCCAGGTAGCGAAGACATAGTTGCTGCAGCGTGTCGTCACTTCTGCGAACTGCGTACTCATAAAGAGAGTTCTGACTTTGGAAGGTGGGGTCCTCGGGGAGAAACAGTCTGAAGAGATTTGCAGCCTCATTATGATATTCAGTCAGGCCCCAGTCAGAAGCCATTTTCAGGATGCAGTGGGAGGAGGCTAATGTGACCGTAATCTTCCTCGTGTAGAAGTATCTGAAATTCAAAGATTTGATTGACAGATCACAGGTTTACATAGAAATATGTGCAAGTGTGAACTTTTTATACCTGACAAATATATCGGCATGTTGGCTGCAATCAGAAGACACATTAATGAGCAGGCTGCTGAGGTCTGGATGCAAAGCCTTGAGGTTTGAATTGAGAGAAAGGATGACCCTGTGAGCACAGATGGTCTCCACTATGTTGTTATCCACCGCCACTGCAATGTCCACGTCACAGTCCTGTCTGCTGTCAAACAGCTCGCCCAGCTGCTGAGAAAGGCTCGCATTGTGGTCCAACGTGTACTCGTGGTTAAGGTCCCTGTTCTGAGGCTCCGCCCCTGATAGAGATCAACATAGACATGGTGAATACACCTGTTTctacaacccgttctcactcccaaatcgtaacattttacgctaggtgacaaatcgtcaacatattacgttttcgggcacccaaggcgttcctacgtcaggacatcggaaaactgcggacacatgagaaccgtttggactcaatctacacatcttcgctttttcccttaaaatcgctttagaaaacactatttcacctcattaaactgctggttaaggttaggaataaggttatggttaggtttagtgataaggttaggtttaggcttaggtatacggttatggttaaggttaggaataaggttatggttaggcataaggttatggttaaggttaggcataaggttatggttaggcttagtgataaggttaagtttagggctgcagtacagggctggaaaccgccgcgtaccataacaacgtggaaggtcacctttcgcgttcctcaggaacgccgcaggacgtgacaaaacgtcgggatgttacgcctcgggagtgtcTTTCTGACCTTTATTTCTCAGAGGAGGTTGGAGACTTCTGTCCTTATGCTAACATCCTCACCTTTCTCACATCTAACTCCGGCATCTTCGCCGTGACCACAGTTATGGACCCCCCAGCCAGGAAACGTACACTGGAGTAGGTTAATCTCCGACCCACCGCAGGTTAAATCGTCCATCCAGATGTTACCGGCCCCTAAAACCAAAACAGCCACACAATTACAGTCTAGCCATTAACCACTGAAATGCAGCGTGTAAGAGGAGCGTTGTGGTTTTGTTACCGGCGCCAAATGCAGCTGATCCAGGAGCCTCGGCTGCACCAGGGAAACGCAGCTGTCGACACACTACCTGAGCGTCATTTATGTCCCAGCCATCGTCGCAAATCGTCCCCCAAACTCCATCGTGAAAGATCTCAACACGGCCCTCGGAGTATTCCTGGCCACCAGCCAGCCTGATATAACCTTCTTCATAGGCTAAAGGAACAAAAATTTAGTGTAATCGTTTCGTTTGGGATTTATGGTGAAAGATcatgtacactgtaaaatgtaatattgtgtttaattaaaaatattaaataggctgaactcaatttttatcaatttgttattagaactcaatttaaataagttaccagtactttttatgcaaaaatgctgataaactcgattaatttgagttgtcctaacttagaaaaactaagtaagctggaagttttgcttctcagggcggaaggatgaaagatgttttgaaaatgccacgtgactgccgttctcctccctcccggatcagtccgcatgttcatggcaccagcatttgttatggaatatattgagcaaacctggagatattattgttgtcattgctgtggatctttactgacttggtgagtaaatgtttactcttattcaaactgattttgtggcttctcttagtttagcaccaggtttctaatcttgctagctagttagtgttagcctagcgttgctgctgccgctgggctcatgttacttaaaaattaacaccacagccttaaaaaccttacataaaactacgtcggtgaatttttttgttgattgtttgaaataaataagtgagataagagcccagacaaaattctttgggaggtgcagccgttaggggtggggtgggtgtggtgtggggggtggataacggagctctccgaaaacgtggaagcacttttgcaaatatgtgatattttgataaattaagtagatatttgagcattactcagctacattctcgcctgaaaatatcttaaaaggttattttgtgacccagaaagggtagtctggggaaaaagaggatcgcatttgtcggccacggttgtcggagcctgtgcgcacttgtaagcgcggcaatggcggaggagcactgctgaaaaacgtattactttttctgggtcacaaaataaacttttaagatattttcaggcgagaatgtagctgtgtaaatttcaaatatctgctcgatttatcaagacatcacatatttgcaaaaatgctccgacgttttcggagacgtctattttttcatgctttgtggcagctttagaacatctgtggcatctattaatgtcaaatctagcctttatttaacaacataagcgaactctatgttacaatgattgcacagccattaaggatcaaatcaatgttctgtttttttctccctctgcttgcttcttactgtctttgaggctcgggaccagcactcctgttgttggacagaaagacatcaactcagtggtaagtatttttggttttccaatatattagcaactgtcagtgacatttatattaatcaggctgaactttaatcatactttagatcagcctgtcttacttattgttttatttgtgctttggtttggggaagttgtttctttactgatcttttcctgtcttctgttattagacttgagatatgactgcactatgctgttgctgtgactccagttaattctacaagacatgctgtgtaagtaaacaaacaacaacagtttggtctgcatttcttgaaagatcacatcccccaaacttagtttagagggtctacactgtatatagtgaagtctgcaagttttctaacagcaaaatttgttttgtgcccaaaatcattttgcacatcattagaatgaaagttattgcccatgtttgcatagccctttttaaaattattctttcatgacaatattgtgtgttgcgtggtggtcacggctatccagactgacaatttgggacattgaatgtcacctctccggcggggagggagcctgagattgtctaaattggagtctgttttataccaaatgcagaaaaaatgttttaagaaagcaattaagttcatgttccaaaaaatatgattgtttgcttgcaggacaccaggagagatgagtcctccgt is part of the Pelmatolapia mariae isolate MD_Pm_ZW linkage group LG23, Pm_UMD_F_2, whole genome shotgun sequence genome and encodes:
- the LOC134619950 gene encoding galectin-3-binding protein B-like isoform X1, with product MNGNTFLFCILLLSVTLSSAYEEGYIRLAGGQEYSEGRVEIFHDGVWGTICDDGWDINDAQVVCRQLRFPGAAEAPGSAAFGAGAGNIWMDDLTCGGSEINLLQCTFPGWGVHNCGHGEDAGVRCEKGAEPQNRDLNHEYTLDHNASLSQQLGELFDSRQDCDVDIAVAVDNNIVETICAHRVILSLNSNLKALHPDLSSLLINVSSDCSQHADIFVRYFYTRKITVTLASSHCILKMASDWGLTEYHNEAANLFRLFLPEDPTFQSQNSLYEYAVRRSDDTLQQLCLRYLAWNCEALINSPAWTSLPFNLVKALLSRSDLVVRNETVVLSGLERWAESRGNATMREILLKLVRFPMIPAEDLYSLDSSEYHTSKLEGFQFNALPVKMLLSDLTGTIYTPRIYTGRPWSFTFSSQEIRAYQHSGVYILRGQRVSSLTSDFQTPVHNSAYFAFHTMRWKATAYVKEEDCTKQSVTCASLPAISLKIEEKNLPSEMEGRIRYSNRLVLMCAGRHVFHVNEFNAVDSDSPIAVPSISEQVYPCHSNLFSYQVVVRPQYSTD
- the LOC134619950 gene encoding galectin-3-binding protein B-like isoform X2 — translated: MDDLTCGGSEINLLQCTFPGWGVHNCGHGEDAGVRCEKGAEPQNRDLNHEYTLDHNASLSQQLGELFDSRQDCDVDIAVAVDNNIVETICAHRVILSLNSNLKALHPDLSSLLINVSSDCSQHADIFVRYFYTRKITVTLASSHCILKMASDWGLTEYHNEAANLFRLFLPEDPTFQSQNSLYEYAVRRSDDTLQQLCLRYLAWNCEALINSPAWTSLPFNLVKALLSRSDLVVRNETVVLSGLERWAESRGNATMREILLKLVRFPMIPAEDLYSLDSSEYHTSKLEGFQFNALPVKMLLSDLTGTIYTPRIYTGRPWSFTFSSQEIRAYQHSGVYILRGQRVSSLTSDFQTPVHNSAYFAFHTMRWKATAYVKEEDCTKQSVTCASLPAISLKIEEKNLPSEMEGRIRYSNRLVLMCAGRHVFHVNEFNAVDSDSPIAVPSISEQVYPCHSNLFSYQVVVRPQYSTD